The window ATGTATagttaacattttaaaaaatatcaaagatgaaGAAGGTGAGTCCTATtgagaatgaggaaaaaaaagaaaaaaaaaaagaaaaagtaaacaAGTACAATAAGTACACTTGTGAACATGATGTGTActtgtatcaaaataaaaaaaaataaaaataaaaaataaaaataatgtggaTAATTGTTAGTCGTGATAACAGAAATGATAGTCTTGTCATTGAAATCactagaattatttttgaaaaaaaaaaaaagttaacaagTATAATAATTACACTTGTGAACATGATGAATACTTGTatccaaatataaagaaaaagtaaaaataacgTGGATAATTGTTATCCGTGATAGCAGAAAGGATAGTCTTGTCATTGAAATCACTagaattattattgaaaaaaatagttaataaGTACAATAATTACACTTATGAACATGATGAGCACATgttgtatcaaaataaaaagaagaagtaaaaataatatggaTAATTGTTAGTTATGATAGCAAAAGAATAGCCTTGTCATTGAAATCactagaattatttttgaaaaaaaaaaaagttaacaagTATAATAATTACACTTGTGAACATGCCGAGCACTTgttgtatcaaaataaaaagaaaaagaaaaaataatgtgGATAATTGTTAGCCATGATAGTAGAAAAGATAGTCTTGTCATTGAAATCActagaattgtttttgaaaaaaaaatgttaacacGTACAATAATTACACTTGTGAACACGATGAACACTTgttgtattaaaataaaaagaaaaagtaaaaataatgtgGATAATTGTTACCTACGATAGTAGAAAGGATGGTCTTGTCATTGAAATCACTagaattattattgaaaaaaaaagttaataagtaaaataattacaCTTATGAACATGATGAGCCCCTgttgtatcaaaataaaaaagaagtaaaaataatgtGGATAATTGCTAGTTATGATAGCAGAAATGATAGCCTtgtcattgaaatcactaaaattatttttgaaaaaaaaaaagttaacaaaGTAATAATTACACTTGTGAACATGATGAGTACTtgttgaatcaaaataaaaagaaaaagaaaaaataatatagataatTGTTAACCGTGATAGCAAAAAGGATAACTTTGTCATTGAAATCACTAGAATtatcttggaaaaaaaaaagttaataagtACAATAATTACAATTGTGAACATGATGAGAACTTcttgtatcaaaataaaaagaaaaagtaaaaataatgtgGATAATTGTTAGCCATGATAGCAAAAATGATAGCCTTGTCATTGAAATcactagaattatttttaaaaaaaagaaaagttaataagTATAATAATTACACTTGTGAACATGATGAGCACTTGTTGtatcaaaataataagaaaaaataatatagatacTTGTTAGTCGtgataacaaaaatgatatccTAGTCATTgaaattattagaattatttttgaaaaaaaaaagttagcaaGTACAATAATTATACTTGTGAACATGGTTAGCACTTgttgtatcaaaataaaaagaaaaagtaaaaataatgtgGATAATTATTAGCTGAGTCAACGAAATTAGTAATATTATCTGTGAACGCATTGAACAATATAATAGAGAAGTAAAAATTGTAAATACTAGTACCGTACTCCAAGTAGGCGATGACATTGCTCGTATTTATGGTCTTGATGAAGTAATGACAGGTAAATTAGTAGAATTTGAAGAAGGTACAAAAAAGGATAGCCTTGTCATTGAAATCactagaattatttttgaaaagaaaaaaaaaacgttaaCAAGTACAATAATTACGGTTGTGAACATGATGAGCACTTgttgtatcaaaataaaaagaaaaagtaaaaataatgcGGATAATTGTTAGTCGTGATAACAAAAAGGATATCCTTGTCATTGAAATTgctagaattatttttgaaaaaaaaaaaagagttagcaAGTACAATAATTATACTTGTGAACATGGTGAGCACTTgttctatcaaaataaaaagaaaaagtaaaaataatgtgGATAATTGTTAGCTGTGATAGTAAAAAGGATAGCCTTGCCATTGAAAtcactataattatttttgaaaaggaaaaaacaagtaCGATAATTACAGTTGTGAACATGATGAACACTTGTTGTAtcaaaaaagcaaaaagaaaatataaaaataatgtggaTAATTGTTAACCGTGATAGCAAAAAGGATAGTCTTGTCATTGAAATCActagaattattttgaaagaaaagttaACAAGTACAATAATTATAGTTGTGAACATGATGAACACTTgttgtatcaaaataaaaagaaaaagtaaaaataatgtgGATAATTGTTTGTCGTGATAGCAAAAAGGATAGCCTTGTCATTGAAATCACTAGAATTATTTTGGACTtattaaaacaagaaatgatCATGTGGTGCAAGGGAACAAAGACTAGTCTTGAGAATTACCTTGGCGCTTCCCAAATCATCCCAGAGATGAAGAATTGTAGTAGCAGAAGATATAATTCCCCGAAAATCATCCACAATACCCAACAATGCGAGCTTGATGCTGATCATTGTGGGTGTTCCATGCATTAAGGTGCTTGTTACTAAAGTTTCTTGCTTCTTCGAGTATATCTTCTCCGTGCACACTTAGTTGTGAAGCCCTATACAAACCCATTGTTGTAGTATGTGACTCATATTTGAGTGAAAagacatatggagaaaaatgggcaAATACCGGAGCGAAATGGAGCGATAACATTTTCCATTTAGGCTTGTACTTCTTTTTGTTGTGCGTTGCCCTCCGTACTACGAttcaagggtatttttggaattatcaTTCCTAAGGGttaatataaatacccttttatgtaaccctaatttgaTACATAGTGAAAATCCTCTTCCTTATTCCTATGAATGTAGGCAATtagccgaaccacgttaaatctGCATGTTcgtctttcttgtttttctattatttttcatcataaatCGTTGCACAGATTTCAACACCCATTAATCCCCTGACATCTTTACTTAGTTTTTCTTCAAACTTCCCTTTCTTGTCCTTGAAGTTGTTAAAGACATctgtcaattcattcatatacATTACCAAGAAAATTAACTTTCCCAAAAAGCAAATGATTCAATATATAATTAGAGAAGGTTAaactataattaaaagaaaaagaaaacggCCACATGCAGTCAAATCTCATCATGGAAGTGGTAGTCAATGCCTAGTCATTAGATGGCATCAATCATGAGCAAAACTTCAAATGTACCTTCTCCTACTTCATTGAGTACACTCTCAACTTCCTCCAGGTTTTGTGCATGTTTCATATAAAATTCGTCCTGCAAAGGAAGATTGTCAACGATAGGAAATTAAAAAGTGAAAATCGAGCATAGGACCTAATggaaatatatacatatagggAAAATGGGGATGCAAACTTAATAGTGAGACTAGAATATTGTGCATATAGATGATTATCATTTTTTGAGGGGACAGAAACCAAGTTGTGGTCCTCAGCAATGCTCCATGTGTGAGTAGTGGACATAATGGCAATGTTGGTGAAGTTAGTCTTGTCTACTGTAAAATGAAGGTTGATTTATATCACCTGGTCAACAACAGTCCCCCCAAAATGGCCTTTCTCCTGCTGATGAGGGGAATCaaaccccaaaccaaaaggtttaAGGTTCACACCAATTACCATCCGAACAAACTTGCCCTTGTTAAATAATATAGACTAAACCTATATATAgttaaattcattatataaagaaaatattaaaaaaatattttaaagagcaaattaattatagttattttataattaaatgcaaaattttcttttaattgattaccaaaaatataaaaattatataattttcttgatagtgttttaaatatcattaataattaattaaatattaaaaaattgtacatatatcataatttattttatattatttaatataattgaattaaatggatcataattttaatattaatatatattttaaaattatacatattataatcaaatatcataatattagatgtaatttaataataaatgtacacttataaaattcatatttttatcgatgcatacaatattattatcaaatatgataaatcatattatacatatatcaaattatttaataaaaccacttaaaaatatcattatacttctaattatatttttatgaagttttttttttatatttttataaattttggtcaattttaagtttatcgatatttttttccaaaatatccactgatatatctccgatatatctgtaaaatcgaaatactgatatatccgtgattaccgatattttcatccttgcctACAAGTTGCATGTGAGCACTAGTAGAGCCGTCTAAGCCCCACCCcccaattttaaatttatgtttaaaatttttaaaaataaaacaattataattaaattttattacaaaaaaatatttaccatGAATTagtaataatatattaagattgaactaaaattaaaaaataaaataaaataaaatttaattaatattgttCATACTTATTCTTTCTTATTCActcatttttgttcttttccatacttattttttatagttaatttaactaaatcataaaaaataatacttgtTAAGTTCTTATTAGCTACTTATATTTTTACTTGGAAATAAGAATATAATGTAAGTCCATCAAAATCTAACCATTAAGTTACTagtgttttaataatttattattggaaACATAAGTTTTAAGTAAAAGATTTTACTCTCTACTatcttatatttagttatttgaagaagaagaagaaaaagtatagtcttcacttttaaaaatacaaaaaaaaaaaaaaaaaaaaaaggtttttgaatataagtacaaaaaataagacttaggtataaataaatgaaattaagttGTAAAACAATGAGATGTAAAGATGTACCtcctttatttgaaaaatatcaaaatttataatagaaattattgaattttttaaaatgattttaaaggtTTTTGCTACAAATTGAGAAAAGTTATTgaaaatttctaataatttttctttttatatttttttaatttctttgaaaattttctctaaatattcttgatagtttttttttatatatataaaatctaattttttaagTGATTTCATCATTCAATTtgatacatttttataattaatatttaaacttatttagtttttaacaataatataaaatatcattaattactttataatttataaataatgattataatataatatttttctttcatgccCCCTTAACAAAAGTTTTTAGCTCTGCCACTACATGTGAGGGGAGATTGTTAGAAAAGTATGATATATATTGTGAATATAAATCCTACAAACTTAAACTTTACCAAATTGGTAATTTAATACTATGCATGCttaatttaacaattaaaaaaatgctaaattGATATTAGGTTATAATGAAGCCATGATTAATGTGGGAATCTAATTCCAAATggaattttcaataaaaacagcTAACTACTTGACTAATCAAccatgattttgttttttgttaggCTAGTTAAGGAGACATCTTTGCCTGTTGAAACAAGAACGTTCAAAGACTACTTCAACCATCTAAATGGAAGATCTCAAAAATTCATCTTTAAATCATGGGTCATAAAAGATAAACAACACGTAGATATACAGAATTCAGAAATCCATGGTTTATTTGAAGCATTATgttgttattttccttttttttttttccacttaattTGATCTAATTTAAAGGAATGAATAGAAATATGGACAGTTAAGACCATGGttgataactgtttttaaaaattgttttttaatgttttgtaaaacacaagtttatttgaaaactttaaatatttttaatttattttaatattttaaaacacattttaatatttaatattttatttttaattattttataatgctAAATTGATATTAGGTTATAATGAAGCCATGATTAATGTGGGAATCTAATTCCAAATggaattttcaataaatatagCTAACTACTTGACTAATCAACCatgattttgttttcattaGGCCAGTTAAGGAGACATTTTTGCCTCTTGAAACAAGAAGGTTCAAAGACTGCTTCAACCATCTAGATGAAAGATCTCAAAAATTCATCCTTAAATCATGGGTTATAAAAGATGAATAACACGTAGATATACAAAATTCAGAAATCCATGGTTTATTTGAAGGATTATGTTGttattttccctctttttctcttttgttttttcacttaattTGATCTAATTTAaaggaatgaataaaaatatggaCAATTAAGACCATGGTTGATaaccgtttttaaaaattgttttttaatgttttataaaacagaagtttatttgaaaactttaaatatttttaatttattttaatattttaaaatatattttaaaacacattttaatatttaatattttatttttaattattttataatgctAAATTGATATTAGGTTATAATGAAGCCATGATTAATGTGGAAATCTAATTCCAAATggaattttcaataaaaacagcTAACTACTTGACTAATCAactatgattttgtttttgttaggcTAGTTAAGGAGACATCTTTGCCTCTTGAAACAAAAAGGTTCAAAGACTGCTTCAACCATCTAAATGAAAGATctcaaaatttcatctttaaatcaTGGGTCATAAAAGATGAATAGCACGTAAAtatacaaaattcataaatccATGGTTTATTTGAAGGATTATGTTGttattttccctctttttctttttctttttctttttcacttaaTTTGATCTAATTTAAAGGAATGGGTAGAAATATAGATAGTTAAGACCATGGttgataactgtttttaaaaattgttttataatgttttgtaaaatagaagtttatttgaaaactttaaatatttttaatatttttaaatatattttaaacctcatttttaatatttaatattttatttttaattattttatatgtttatataattatgttctaaagtaatttttttaaaataaaataaaaattattaaaaaaatagttttttaaaatactttattttctattttttaataataataataaaaataataatgaaacatATTTTTTCTACCTCAAATAAATCTTAAACGTGTGGCACCGTAAGGATCACACAACAAGAATCTGTATGTCGGTACAAAATTCTCTGACCCCCTTGCCTTGGAGTTCGTCGAGATTTGATTAATGAATCACTTATAATGACTTTTAAAGAATGCACAACTACTAATGATTTGACATTTGGCGGGTAGCAATTATAGTACTGCAAAAGATATCAGTCACGACACAATTTAATTTTCCATCGAGTTGGactcaaaaattaagttttagtccatataagttgcataattgatgtgaatgatataaaatatgaagagatgGATATActcttcaaaactattttttaccacaatgtttgacaaacttttttatgttaaatattttttaaataattattctgaaaatttattatttttagaaaactaattttttttaaaatatattctaaaaatatatcatttaaaaaaaactatttgacatatttttagttattttttatatacacaattttaaaaatatatattttccaaaatgtttgatttttaaataataataataataatttatttttatttttttggaaaaaggtgtattttttttaaatcactaaattatattaaattttattgaggtttacaaaaggaatgaaatttaaattaatatttttctacttttttttttcatagtaagCAAATGTCATTTctggaaatataaaaatttcatattattcTTTCCAATTTTCACTTTCTCTGTGTTTTGGGCTTAAATGATGAATTTATATgaatcaaaacttaatttttgagtTCAAATggatccaaaacacaattgtaaaaaaaaaaacaagattttttaaaatactttattttctattttttaataatataaaaaataatttttaataattaaacatattttttctaCCTCAAATAAATCTTAAACGTGCGGCACCGTAATGATCACACAATAGGAATCTGTACGTCAATACAAAAGCCTCCGGCCCCTTGTCCTAGAGTTCGTCCATATTTGATTAATGAAACGCTTATAACGTTTTTTTAAAGAGTGCACAACTCCTAATGATTTGACATTTGGCGGGTAGCAATCATAGAAGTGCAAAAGATATCAGCCACAGTTTATAAAGGTGTACAACCTTTTTGGGTCCCGCCTATAGCAATCATAGAAAGCATATAAAAcatgtcttttaaaaaataaatttgatacgataaaataaattatttttacaatgaatTCATCTTATGAGTCTCATGTGACATTATTTATCATATAGTTCTTAATATTTTGCATACTaccatatttaaataatattattttaaataatatttaaaaaaaaatcttcaatgataaagcatgttttgtaatTCCAATATTAAAgaatgtttggtaaatcaacgtaataatttaatataacttaGTAACTTAATTTAACTCATTAAATAGACTAAACGTATTTGATagaataacttaatattataacttaaatttaaaaatatcattaagtattaagtaaaataattaatttattttgaatttcaagTATTTTTCACCTAAGTTATCCTTCATATATTTGGTGAGAATATCTTTCACAtctatgattaattttaatagtAAACATTTTATAGTTATGTTATATGTTtataatacttttaatataaatgcttaaaaaataaatttattgcttatgattaatgcaaataaatgttagttaaatttaattagggtaattaggttaatttgattatttagaaaaactttgagttagaaatatatattaagttttactaaacaCGCTTTAAATTTGGAGCAAATTTTtatagggttttatttttatgaaaaatagtcattttaaaaattatttttaaatctatgcTAGTTTGTGTCATATAAAAATGgtgcaaaaataaaatcatgtgttgaatatgatttaaatttttatttacaatcCTATGTCACATGAAGTGTCACATATTTTTTAGTATGTTTTCATAGTCAttggtttttactttaaaaaaatcactATAAATTAATCCAATTATTAGGATTCTAACTATACCAACATCACGTAAACATTCAAGAGAATAAATTAGGAGTTAGTCCTTCTTTTACAAATTATACaactataaaataaatgtaaaagaaaaataagcaacaacataataaaaataaaaaataacaattgcatataaataaagagagtaaaaaagagagaaaatgcaaacttaatattttaaagtgaTTCAATGTAACCTAAACTACATCCAATACCCTCCTCGAGCTTCAAACCAAATCAAGGATTCCACTATCAAACAAAGGCTTCTAACATAAGCCTCCAAATATATAATTGGATTATAGTTCCAATTAATCATGGTGGACTTATGAGTCTAAGTATCCTCTTGGATTTTAATTGCAAGGAACCTCTACATGCATATCAAGAGAACTACTCTTGAATCCCTGTCAGATTTCTAATGTCCCATCcttgttagattttttctcaatgGGCCAGGTGTTGGTTGGCAAAATTCTTCATGTTTTTTCAAAGTCAGAGAACAGACAAGTGGTTAATTGATGAGAATTCAAGGAGGTCCATGGGTTTTGGCTACTATGGTTAGGTAGTAGCTAGGCCGAGGAGAATCTACATATTCCCCTACCCACGCGAAAAACGTTTCTAATTATTGAACCAAAATGAATTGAAGGTAGCGAGGGCATACAAGGAACGTGAAAAGCATGTGGTAGGAAGAGACCCATTCACGTTTGCCACTATTGTGATAAAGGATGATATTTTCCAATCAAGCCAATTCTATAAATTGGGTCCCGTGCTGTACGTAGCACCATCCACACAAATACCACCTATTCCGTTCATCAAACTCTCCCTCATTCCCAATCGCCTGCTGAAAGCAAACTTAACTTCACCAACATCTTCAATATGCCAAGTGCTCACACATGGAGCATTGCTAAGGATCAGAATTTGGTTTCTATCCCCTCAGAAAAGGATAATCATCCATCCACAGAATATCCCAGCCTCACTGTTAAGCTTCAGTCCCCATTttccatatatattttttgctcTTAGTTCTTATGGCGGTTTTTCACTTTTCAACTTCCTACTGTTGACAATCTTCCTTTGGCAGAATGAATTTTACATGGAACATGCACAAAAACTGGAGGAAGTTAGGAGGGCACTCAAGGAGGTAGGAGAAGATACATTGGAAGCTTTGCTCATGATTGATGCCATCCAACGCCTAGGCATTGACTACCATtttcatggagagattgaagtgGTACTACAGAGACTACATACGAAATTTAACACTGTGAGTGATTGCCATAACAATCTCTACGAACTAGCACTTGGCTTCCGGCTATTGAGACAAGAAGGTTACTATGTGAGTGCAGGtgggattttctttttcttttttcttttttttcttttgggttttccccttttatttatttatttttttaaatattctaagtTTCGACTATTAAATCATTTGTTCTAGAAGAGTAAGTTATTTAATGGTTTTCGTGTATGAACAGATGTCTTTAACAATCTCAAGGACACAGAGGGAAAGCTTCAAGAAAAACTAAGCGAAGATATCAAGGGATTAATGGGTTTGTATGAAGCTTCGCAGCTATGTATAAAGGGGGAAGATATACTCGAAGAAATCGGAAACTTCAGTAGCCAGCTTCTTAATGCATGGAACACGCACAATGATCACAGTCAAGCAAGAATTGTTAGGAACACATTAGGCCATCCCCATCATAAGAGCTTGGCAAGGTTCATGGCCAAAAGCTTTCTTAGCGATTTTCAAGGCACAGATGGATGGGTAAATGTCTTTAGAGAACTAGCAAAAATGGATTTCAATGTAGTTAAATCCATACACCAGAAGGAGATGCTGCAGGTTTCCAAGTGAGTTTCACTGACCTTGAATTAAGTTAATTTGTCGTTCTCCAAAGATTATTCCCTGACGTACCTTtcatgtaaataatttttttctctttttacctAATTAGATGGTGGAAAGATCTAGGTTTGGCCAAGGAGTTGAAGTTTGCAAGAAACCAACCACTGAAATGGTACATGTGGCCCTTGGCGGTCCTCCCAGATCCAAGCTTGTCGGAGCAGAGGGTTGAGCTCACAAAACCCATCTCGCTAGTCTACATAATAGATGACATTTTTGATGTTCATGGAACACTTGATGAACTCACTCTCTTCACAGAAGCTGTCAACAGGTAGGCATATAACAACAATACAATTCATCAGAATGCTTCTACAAATCTCAAAAATCATCATTTAATCACTAATTGCATGTAGATGGGAATATGCGGCTGTTGAACAACTACCAGACTACATGAAGATATGTTTCAATGCTCTTAATGGAATCACCAATGAAATAAGTTCCAAGGTCTACAATGATCATGGGTGGAACCCCATGGAATCTCTTCGAAAGGCAGTATGTCAAATAACATTTACCATACTagattaatattcattttaattgCAAATGCAAAAGAGTTGGAAGTGCCTCTGCAATTTTTtgatagtttattttattttttgcaaacAGTGGGCATGTTTATGCAATGCATTTCTAGTAGAAGCAAAATGGTTTGCTGATGGACACGTGCCAAAGGCTGATGAGTACTTGAAGAATGGGGTCATTAGCTCCGGTGTACATGTGGTGCTAGTTCATATGTTTTTTCTCCTGGGTCATGGCATAACCAAGAGAAATGTAGACATTGTGGATGATTTTCCTGAGATTATATCTTCGGTCGCAAAAATTCTTCGCCTCTGGGATGACTTGGGAAGCGCCAAGGTAAAGCTCAagaaacataaagaaaaatgacCTCTAGCCTCCAGTTTTAGTCTGTTTTATACATACCTACCCCTGATAGCGATCTCACTGAAAATTCCTCAACATATAAACTACACCCACGCCAGCTCATTAATGGTTGTGGTCACTTCTGGTGGGAACCGCATCATGTGGTAGATGTCTGGTTTCCCACTATACATTCATAAACTGCTTCCGAGAACGGGAATGATGTGTCGTATTCATAGTTGGCCACTAACACATATAAGCATTAACACTTTTACAGGACGAGAATCAGGACGGGCACGACGGATCATACCTGGAGTGCTACATGAAAGAAAAACCAGGGACTTCCATAGAAAATGCCCGATGCCATGTTATGCATACCATTTCAGAGACATGGAAGAGCCTCAACAATGAATGCCTTGCTCCAAATCCATTTTCAACGTGTTTTACCAAGGCTTGTCTCAATGTTGCAAGGATGGTTCCTTTGATGTATAGTTATGATGATAATCGGTGCCTCCCAAGCCTTGAAGAGCACATGAAGTCGCTTGTCTATGAAAGTGTTTCCTCATGAAGTATTCTGTAGTCGATGACAATGTTAAATTTTCAAGACTTATATAATTGACAAATAtcacatataaataaataaaagtgtatATGGTATTGTCAACCTTCTGGAGAATTgcatttttcttgaaaatcagTCTTCAAATGGTAAATATTGTTGGGGCATTTTGAATAGTGGAAAATGTGATGGGTCAGATGTAAAATACAATGGACAAGTACAGGTTGCAATTTTAGTGGATCTCTGAAACTAATAGAAGTAAAAGATAATTAACTTGAGAAGTCCACCATGGTGCCTTTCAAATTAAT of the Vitis vinifera cultivar Pinot Noir 40024 chromosome 10, ASM3070453v1 genome contains:
- the LOC100852776 gene encoding (3S,6E)-nerolidol synthase 1, with translation MPSAHTWSIAKDQNLVSIPSEKDNHPSTEYPSLTNEFYMEHAQKLEEVRRALKEVGEDTLEALLMIDAIQRLGIDYHFHGEIEVVLQRLHTKFNTVSDCHNNLYELALGFRLLRQEGYYVSADVFNNLKDTEGKLQEKLSEDIKGLMGLYEASQLCIKGEDILEEIGNFSSQLLNAWNTHNDHSQARIVRNTLGHPHHKSLARFMAKSFLSDFQGTDGWVNVFRELAKMDFNVVKSIHQKEMLQVSKWWKDLGLAKELKFARNQPLKWYMWPLAVLPDPSLSEQRVELTKPISLVYIIDDIFDVHGTLDELTLFTEAVNRWEYAAVEQLPDYMKICFNALNGITNEISSKVYNDHGWNPMESLRKAWACLCNAFLVEAKWFADGHVPKADEYLKNGVISSGVHVVLVHMFFLLGHGITKRNVDIVDDFPEIISSVAKILRLWDDLGSAKDENQDGHDGSYLECYMKEKPGTSIENARCHVMHTISETWKSLNNECLAPNPFSTCFTKACLNVARMVPLMYSYDDNRCLPSLEEHMKSLVYESVSS